The following DNA comes from Candidatus Thiodictyon syntrophicum.
CGGCGCCCTGGTGGCGCTGCACTATGCGGTGCAGGTGTTGCGTCCGCGCCTGGGCTACGGGTCGGACCTGGGCGGGCGCCGTACCCCCTGGATCATCGGCGGCATGGCGGTCCTGGCCGCCGGCGGGGTCCTGGCGGCCCTGGCCACGGTACTGATGTTCACCGAGCGGACGGCGGGTGTGGTGCTCGCGGTCCTGGCCTTCATGCTGGTCGGGGGGGGCGTCGGCGCCTGCGGGACCTCGCTCCTGGTGCTGTTGGCCAAGCGGGTCGATGAGCGCCGCCGGGCGGGCGCCGCGACCGCGGTGTGGCTGATGATGATCGTCGGCTTCGTGGTCACCGCCGGCCTCGCCGGGCACTTTCTGGACCCCTTCTCACCGGCCCGGCTGCTGCTGGTGAGCGCGGTCGTCTCCGCCGTCGCCTTCGTCGTCACCCTGCTCGCGACCCTCGGGATCGAGGGGCGCACCGCGGCCCCAGTGGCGGCAGGTACGCGCCAAACGCCCTTCCGCACGGCCATGGCCCAGGTCTGGTCCGAACCCCGGGCGCGGCGCTTCACCATCTTCATCTTCGTCTCCATGCTCGCCTACAGCGCCCAGGACCTGATCCTGGAACCCTACGCCGGGACCGTCTTCGGGATGACCCCGGGGGCCTCGACCGGGCTCGCGTCGGTCCAGCACGGCGGGGTCCTCGTCGGGATGCTGTTGCTGGCCGTGCTGGGCAGTACCGCCTGGGGGCGGCGCCTGTGTTCCATGCAGACCTGGACCTTCATCGGCTGCATCGCCTCGGCCCTGGCCCTGGTCAACCTCGCGGCTGGCGGGTTGGTCGGGCCCGGGTTCCCGCTGCGTCAGGCGGTCTTCCTGCTGGGGGCCGCGAACGGACTCTTTGCAGTGGCCGCCATCGGCTCCATGATGGGCCTGGTGGGGGAGGGCAGGGAGGAGCGCGAGGGGGTGCGGATGGGTCTCTGGGGCGCCGCGCAGGCCGTCGCCTATGCCGTGGGCGGCTTCCTGGGCACCGCCGCCATCGACCTCACGCGCCAGCTCATGGACTCGCCCGCCCCGGCCTACGCCGCCGTCTTCGGCGCCGAGGCCATCCTGTTCCTGGTCGCCGCCGCCCTGGCCAAACAAGTCGTCCGCCCGGACGTCGCGACCGCAACGCCGGTCCTGACCGAGCAGCCCGCCGCGGCCGATTGCTGATGTCCCATTTTCATAATCGGCAGCATCCTGCCGGTTATTTAATTTTCTTAACTATATCCTGAAATCGCCTCAAGCGATTTCAGGATGGAGGCGGGTGATGAGCGAGACTGAGCGCTTCGAGGTGGTGGTGGTGGGCGGCGGCCCCGCCGGTGCGACGGCCGCGACCGACCTGGCCCGCGCCGGCCGCTCGGTGCTGCTGCTCGACCGGGCCGGGCGCATCAAGCCCTGCGGCGGGGCCATTCCGCCCCAGGCGATGCGCGAGTTCGAGCTACCGGCGCACCTGCTGTGTGCCCATATCAACTCAGCCCGGATGATCGCGCCCTCCGAGCGCCAGGTCGATATGCCGATCGAGAACGGCTTCGTCGGCATGGTCAAGCGCGATGTCTTCGACGAGTGGCTGCGGGCACGGGCGGCCGAGCACGGCGCGGTGCGTCGCACCGGGACTTTCACCGAACTGGTCCGCACCGCCGACGGCGATGTGACCGTTCGCTACGAGGTCGAGGTGGCCGGCGGCAAGGCTGAGATCCACGAGGTGCGCGCCCGCTGCGTGATCGGGGCCGACGGCGCCCGCTCCCGGGTGGCGCGCCAGTGCGTCCCCGGGGCGGACAAGATGCCCTGTGTCAGTGCCTATCACGAGATCGTGCGCTCCCCCAAGGACGGCGAGAACGGCTTCCAGGCCAACCGCTGCGATGTCTACTACCAGGGCAAGATCTCGCCGGACTTCTATGGCTGGGTCTTTCCGCACGGGGACACCACCAGTGTCGGCGTGGGCACGGCGCAGAGCGGCTTTTCACTGCGCGAGGCGACGCGCGAACTGCGCCAGGCGGCGGGGCTCGCGGACGCAGAGACGCTGCGCCGCGAGGGCGCCCCGATCCCGCTGCGCCCCCTGGGCCGTTGGGACGACGGGCGCAACGTGGTGCTGGCGGGGGATGCCGCCGGGGTCGTCGCCCCGGCCTCCGGTGAGGGCATCTATTACGCGCTGGCGGGCGGGCGCTTTGCCGCTGAGGCGGCGAAGGCCTTCTGCGCCACCGGCGATGTGCGCAGCCTGAAATCCGCCCGCAAGGGGTTCATGAAGGCCCACGGGCGCGTCTTCTGGGTCCTGGGGATCATGCAGCGCTTCTGGTATTCCAGCGACAAGCGGCGCGAGCGCTTCGTGAAGATGTGCGCGGACCCGGACGTGCAGCAACTCACCTGGGAGGCCTATATGAACAAGCGCCTGGTCAAATCCCGGCCGGCGGCCCATATCCGCGTCTTCTTCAAGGACATGGGGCATCTCCTGGGGTTGGTTTCGGCCAAATGAAGACGTAGCGTTCGCGTCGGCACAGACGTCAGGGACAGGATCAACAGGACTGGAAATTGCTTTTCTTGAGCCCCACTGATGACCTGACAGCGGCCGACAAATGAGTTAAACACGACGACAATGCGCACGGAACCTGTGGCCCTGCCCGATGTGATGCTGGTGCTCGACACCCAGGGCATCATCCGCGATGCGACACTGTCCAACCTGTTCGCCGACGAGGGCGTGGCCGACTGGATCGGCAACCCCTGGGCGGACACGGTGAGCGAGTCCGACAGCGAGGGCCTGCGGCGCATGATGGAATACGCCCGTGAGACCGGCGTTTGCGCCTTTCGCAATGTGACACAGCGCTTCCCCAGCGGGCTCCAGATCCCGGTCGAGTACACGACCGTCCTGCTCGGCGGGCACACCGGGCTCCTGGCCGTCGGCAAGAATCTGCGGGCGGTGGCCGAACTCCAGTCGCGGCTTGTCGAGGCCCAGCAGGCAATGGAGCGGGACTATTGGAAGCTGCGCGAGGTCGAGACCCGCTACCGCCTCCTGTTCAACTCCTCCCGGGATGCGGTCCTGCTGTTGCGTGCCGCCACCCTGCGCATCGTCGATCTGAACCCCGCCGCCGCGGCGGCCCTCGGGATCGGGGCGGCCCCGACCAAGGGCGCCGCCGACCTGCGCTTTCCGGAGGCCTTGCGGGCCGACGAGCGCGAGGTCTTCGACGGGATGATCCAGCGCATCCGCGAGCGAGGCAAGGCCCCCGGGGTCCTGTTGCGCCTGGGGCGGACCCAGACCCCCTGGCTGGTGCGGGCCTCCCTGGTCAGTTGCGCCCAGGAGGAGGTCCTCCTGGTCCAACTGGCACCGGCGGCCCTGGACCAGACCCCGCCGGACCCGGCCGACCCGGTGCGGTTCGAGGACCTGATCGAGGGTGGGCCGGACGGCTTCGTGGTCATCAGCCACGAGGGCACGATCCTGCGCGCCAACCGGGCCTTTCTGGAATTGGTCCAGATGGGTTCGGAGGCGGCCGTACTGGGCGAGCCCCTGGGCCGCTGGCTCGGCCGACCGGGGGCGGATCTGACGGTACTGCTGGCCAACGTGATGCGGCTGGGGGCGGTCAAGCTCTTCTCCACGGTCCTGCACGGCGACCTCGGCACCGAAGTCCAGGCCGAGATATCGGCCGCCGGCCGGGGCGGCAAACAGGGCGGGACCATCGGTGTCTTCATCCGCGACGTGAGCCGGCGCCTGTCGGCCGCCGACCAGGGGCGGGGCATGGACGGGGTGATGGAGTCCCTGACCAGACAGATCGGCAAGACGACCCTGCGCAAGCTGGTGGACGACACGGTCGCGGTCGTCGAACAGCGCTACATCGAGGCCGCGCTGGATCTGACCGCCGGCAACCGGACCGCCGCGGCGGAGTTGTTGGGCCTCAGCCGCCAGAGCCTCTATGTCAAGCTGGGCCGCTATGGGTTGGAGGATGATCCCAAGCTGTTGGCCGATCCGGCGGTGTTGCCGTAGCGAGGGTTCGCCTCAGATCGACCAGTCATAGGCCATACATCAGGCATAGACAATGGTGCGGGCTGGCGACAAACGGACAGGATTAACAGGATTTCGCAGGATTAACAGGATTTTCGGAAGTGCAGCGCATAGCGCGTAGGATGGGTAGAGCGCAGCGAAACCCATCAGGATGCACGCTCAGACCCCTGGGTAAGGATGGGTTTCAACTGCCGGACGGGGCATTCGCCCCGTCCGAAACGTTTTTCCCCGACCTGCTGAATCGCATCAGCGCTCAGCACAGCAATAAACGCTCGGGACGGGGCGAATGCCCCGTCCCGCCGCCCGATCCGGGCACACCGCTGCAACTGCTGGGGAATTCAAGGCCCAACCACAAGCACACTCGCCGCGGCCGGGTGCTTTCACGCCGGCGTCTCGCGTCGATTGAGATCTTGAAAGATAGCGTCCGCGGCGCTGATCAGATCCTGGTCCGACGGGGCCTCGTAGGGTGTCTTCTGCTGCGCAGAAGCTCCAGCAGAACCTCGCGCCGCTTGCCTCGGGCAACGCGGCAAACGATTGGAGCAATTGACGGGCGGCTGTTCTCATGATCGAACCGCGCGCCGCCGTCGCAACGCGCGGGCAGTCTGTCTCAGGTCTGACACAGGGCACTGACCCGCGCGCCCGCCGTCGCTGCCGAGCCTCGCCAAGCCGCCGATGACCTGAGGAAAAACAGTTCTATCGCGCCTTGCGCACAGCGTTTCGGCGGTGGGAACGGCTCTTGCTTAACAGGCATTGATCGCTCGCGACCCGGTGCCCAACCCAATCGCCGGGCACCCTGAACCCAAATCCGGCAATTGCTCTCACAAAGACACGAATAACACAAAGAAAAACAGATCATTGAAGGTGTTGGGCCGATCACCGCCCGGGTGACCTCCTCGCCCGACATATCGCTCTGAAAATCTTTGTGATCTTTGTGTCTCTGTGAGAGAACTGCTCTTTCTGGGCTGAATGGCCGCGTACCGGCTCAAGACCCGCGGACACCCCGGAGCGACTGCACCACGATGTGGACGAGTGACCCCGCCCAGACACCAGGCAACCTGACCTGCCCCTTCTGCGGCCTCGCGTGCGATGACCTGAGCGTCGCCGCTGGCCCGGATGCCGGCCTGGTCCTGGTGAACGGCTGCCGGACCGCCCGCAACGCCTTCGCCGGGGCCATGGCCGCGGGTCCCGGGGCCGCACTGATCGACGGCCAGCCGGTGACCCTCGAGGCGGCCCTGGCCCAGGCCGCCGGGCTGCTCGCGGCAGCCCGGGCGCCGCTGTTCGGCGGTCTGGTGACCGATGTCAACGGGATGCGCGCCCTGCTGGATCTGGCCGATCGCTGCGGGGCCCTGCTCGATCACGTCGCGGCTGACGCCCTGTTCCGCAATCTGCTGGTCCTCCAGGACGGCGGCTGGATGACCGCGACCCTGACCGAGGTGCGTAACCGGGCGGACCTGATCCTGATCCTGGGCCGCGAGGTCCCGCACCGCTTCCCGCGACTGTGCGAGCGTGTCTTGCTGCCCCCCGAGGCCCTCTTCTCACCGCCCGCGCAGCGCCGTCTGGTCCTGCTCGGCCCCGCGCAAGCCGGTCCGCTGCCGGCCGAGCTTGCTGCCGCCAACCCGACCCTGATTCCGGTGGCGTTGACGGACCTGGCCGGGGTCGGCGCCCTGCTGCGCGGCCTGATCGCCGGTCGGCCGGTCCGGGCCGATGCCATCCCCGGGGTGGCGAGCGCGCAACTGATGCAGTTGGCGGGCTGGCTGTGCGGCGCCCGCTACGCCGTGGTGACCTGGGCCGCGGGCGAACTCGCCTTCCCCCACGCGGAGTTGACGGTCCAGGCCTTCGTGGAACTGGTCCGCGACCTCAACCGCACGACGCGGGCCGCCGCGCTGCCCCTGGCCGGGACCCTGGGGGACCTGACGGCCAACCAGGTCTGCACCTGGCAGACCGGCTATCCGCTGCGCAGCGGTCGCCAACAGGGCAGCTTCTGCTACGAGCCGCTGCTCTACCGCCACCAGGACCTGCTGGCGCAGGGGCAGTCCGACCTGCTGCTGTGGGTCCAGGCGCTGCCGGCCGCCAACCCCGCCGCGACGCCGACAGCCAAGTGTCCGACTATCGTCTTGGGTTACCCGGGGTTCCCCTGTGGCCAGGTGCCGGAGGTCTTCATCCCGGTGGGCCTGCCGGGGATCGACCACCCCGGGCACTGGTACCGCACCGATGCCGTCTGTCCCCTGCCGCTCGGGCAGGTGCGCGACCTGGGGTTGGCGTCGGTGGCGGGGGTGATCGGGATGCTGAGCGAGCGGCTTGGGGCCACTGCCAAGTGACCTGGAGAGAGGAGTTGTCCACAGATGAACACAGATGAACACAGATAATTCATTGACTTACGCTTGCGCGGGGGCTCACCTTGCCGGTGATTGTGACATCAGCGATAGGCGCATGACAATTCAAAGAAAATCTGTGTTCATCTGTGTTCATCTGTGGATTTTAGGATTACTAAGATATTTGTCCGCAAATTAGAGCAAATGAAAATGATTCGTTATCCGGCGGCCTTGATCATTGCTCGGGCCACGGCGCTCGTGTCGGGGGTGCTGGTCCGCACAGCGGACCCTACGCGGCGTCGTGCCCGTAGGGTCCGCTGCGCGGACCGGGCCTCGCCGATTTGCGTTCATTTGCGGACGACCCCTCTTTTTCGGACACTGTGACTACGATGATCGGTACAGGAGGAGACAGATGCTGACCAAGCTCGTCGGCGGCCTGATCTACGATCCCGCCCAGGGGATCGACGGCGAGGTCCGCGATCTCTTCATCCGTGACGGACAACTCGTCGCGCCCGCGCCCGGGGAGGACCCGGACCATACCCATGACCTGCGCGGCAAGCTGGTGATGGCCGGCGCCATCGACCTGCATACCCATATCGGCGGGGGCAAGGTCAACATCGCCCGCACCATGCTGCCGGAGGATCAACGGGCCCATCGCCGTGTCCGTACCGCAGTGACTCGCACCGGGGGTGGGCAGGTGGTGCCCTCGACCTTCGCCGCCGGCTATCGCTACGCGGAGATGGGCTATACGACCGCCTTCGAGCCGGCCGTGCTGCCGATGAATGCCCGCCAGGCCCACATGGAAATGGCGGATACCCCGATGCTCGACACCGGCGGCTATGCCATGCTCGGCAATGACGACCTGCTGCTCCAACTCATGAGCGAGGGGGTGGGCCAGGAGGTCATCAATGATTATGTGGCCTGGACCCTGAAGGCCACCCAGTGTATCGGCATCAAGGTCGTCAACCCGGGCGGGATCAACGCCTTCAAGTTCAATGCCCGCAAGCTCGACGTCGATGAACGCCATCCCCATTACCCGCTCACCCCCCGCGACATCCTGCGGACCCTGAGCCGCGCGGTGGCGGAATTGGGCGTCCCGCACCCGCTGCATGTGCACGCGAGCAATCTGGGTATCCCGGGTAACCAGGTCTCCACGCTCGCCACCATCGACGCCGCCGAGGGACTGCCGATCCATCTTACCCATATCCAATTTCACAGCTATGGGACCGAGGGCGACCGACGCTTTTCATCCGCCGCGGCGGTGATTGCCGAGGCGGTCAACCGCCGGCCGAACGTCACCATCGACGTGGGTCAGGTGATGTTCGGCCAGACCCTGACCGTGTCCGGCGACACCATGCGCCAGTATGCCAACCACCAGCACGCACACCCGCGCAAGTGGACCTGCATGGACATCGAGTGCGACGCGGGCTGCGGGGTGGTGCCGTTCCGCTATCGCGACCAGAATTTCGTCAACGCGCTGCAATGGGCCATCGGCCTGGAACTGTTCCTGATGGTGGACGATCCCTGGCGGGTCTTCCTGACCACCGACCACCCCAACGGCGCCCCCTTCACCAGCTACCCGCGGCTCATTCGGCTGCTGATGGACCGGGGTTTCCGCAATGACTGTCTGGCCCAGATCAATCCCGAGGCCGCCGCCCTGTCCAACCTGGGTTCACTGACCAGGGAATACAGTCGCAATGAGATCGCCATCATGACCCGCGCCGCCCCGGGCCGCGTCCTGGGCCTCGCCGACCGCGGCCACCTGGCCCCCGGTGCGCGCGCCGACATCACCGTCTACCACGACCTGGCGGACCCCGAACAGACCTTTGCCCGTCCCATGCTGGTCTTCAAGGGCGGCGAGGTGGTGGTGGAGGAGGGCGCCGTCACCCGCGTGGTGCGGGGCCGCACCCAGGTAGTCAGGCCCGAGTTCGACCCGGCGATCGAG
Coding sequences within:
- a CDS encoding formylmethanofuran dehydrogenase subunit B, encoding MWTSDPAQTPGNLTCPFCGLACDDLSVAAGPDAGLVLVNGCRTARNAFAGAMAAGPGAALIDGQPVTLEAALAQAAGLLAAARAPLFGGLVTDVNGMRALLDLADRCGALLDHVAADALFRNLLVLQDGGWMTATLTEVRNRADLILILGREVPHRFPRLCERVLLPPEALFSPPAQRRLVLLGPAQAGPLPAELAAANPTLIPVALTDLAGVGALLRGLIAGRPVRADAIPGVASAQLMQLAGWLCGARYAVVTWAAGELAFPHAELTVQAFVELVRDLNRTTRAAALPLAGTLGDLTANQVCTWQTGYPLRSGRQQGSFCYEPLLYRHQDLLAQGQSDLLLWVQALPAANPAATPTAKCPTIVLGYPGFPCGQVPEVFIPVGLPGIDHPGHWYRTDAVCPLPLGQVRDLGLASVAGVIGMLSERLGATAK
- a CDS encoding formylmethanofuran dehydrogenase subunit A, yielding MLTKLVGGLIYDPAQGIDGEVRDLFIRDGQLVAPAPGEDPDHTHDLRGKLVMAGAIDLHTHIGGGKVNIARTMLPEDQRAHRRVRTAVTRTGGGQVVPSTFAAGYRYAEMGYTTAFEPAVLPMNARQAHMEMADTPMLDTGGYAMLGNDDLLLQLMSEGVGQEVINDYVAWTLKATQCIGIKVVNPGGINAFKFNARKLDVDERHPHYPLTPRDILRTLSRAVAELGVPHPLHVHASNLGIPGNQVSTLATIDAAEGLPIHLTHIQFHSYGTEGDRRFSSAAAVIAEAVNRRPNVTIDVGQVMFGQTLTVSGDTMRQYANHQHAHPRKWTCMDIECDAGCGVVPFRYRDQNFVNALQWAIGLELFLMVDDPWRVFLTTDHPNGAPFTSYPRLIRLLMDRGFRNDCLAQINPEAAALSNLGSLTREYSRNEIAIMTRAAPGRVLGLADRGHLAPGARADITVYHDLADPEQTFARPMLVFKGGEVVVEEGAVTRVVRGRTQVVRPEFDPAIEQRIGRWFDRYHSIRLANFAITDTEMAAGIGSPVDIHPCRPRGVA
- the ppsR gene encoding transcriptional regulator PpsR; translated protein: MRTEPVALPDVMLVLDTQGIIRDATLSNLFADEGVADWIGNPWADTVSESDSEGLRRMMEYARETGVCAFRNVTQRFPSGLQIPVEYTTVLLGGHTGLLAVGKNLRAVAELQSRLVEAQQAMERDYWKLREVETRYRLLFNSSRDAVLLLRAATLRIVDLNPAAAAALGIGAAPTKGAADLRFPEALRADEREVFDGMIQRIRERGKAPGVLLRLGRTQTPWLVRASLVSCAQEEVLLVQLAPAALDQTPPDPADPVRFEDLIEGGPDGFVVISHEGTILRANRAFLELVQMGSEAAVLGEPLGRWLGRPGADLTVLLANVMRLGAVKLFSTVLHGDLGTEVQAEISAAGRGGKQGGTIGVFIRDVSRRLSAADQGRGMDGVMESLTRQIGKTTLRKLVDDTVAVVEQRYIEAALDLTAGNRTAAAELLGLSRQSLYVKLGRYGLEDDPKLLADPAVLP
- a CDS encoding BCD family MFS transporter codes for the protein MSRPDGAPFSWLGIFRLGLVQAALGAIVVLTTSTLNRVMVVELALPAMLPGALVALHYAVQVLRPRLGYGSDLGGRRTPWIIGGMAVLAAGGVLAALATVLMFTERTAGVVLAVLAFMLVGGGVGACGTSLLVLLAKRVDERRRAGAATAVWLMMIVGFVVTAGLAGHFLDPFSPARLLLVSAVVSAVAFVVTLLATLGIEGRTAAPVAAGTRQTPFRTAMAQVWSEPRARRFTIFIFVSMLAYSAQDLILEPYAGTVFGMTPGASTGLASVQHGGVLVGMLLLAVLGSTAWGRRLCSMQTWTFIGCIASALALVNLAAGGLVGPGFPLRQAVFLLGAANGLFAVAAIGSMMGLVGEGREEREGVRMGLWGAAQAVAYAVGGFLGTAAIDLTRQLMDSPAPAYAAVFGAEAILFLVAAALAKQVVRPDVATATPVLTEQPAAADC
- a CDS encoding geranylgeranyl diphosphate reductase, giving the protein MSETERFEVVVVGGGPAGATAATDLARAGRSVLLLDRAGRIKPCGGAIPPQAMREFELPAHLLCAHINSARMIAPSERQVDMPIENGFVGMVKRDVFDEWLRARAAEHGAVRRTGTFTELVRTADGDVTVRYEVEVAGGKAEIHEVRARCVIGADGARSRVARQCVPGADKMPCVSAYHEIVRSPKDGENGFQANRCDVYYQGKISPDFYGWVFPHGDTTSVGVGTAQSGFSLREATRELRQAAGLADAETLRREGAPIPLRPLGRWDDGRNVVLAGDAAGVVAPASGEGIYYALAGGRFAAEAAKAFCATGDVRSLKSARKGFMKAHGRVFWVLGIMQRFWYSSDKRRERFVKMCADPDVQQLTWEAYMNKRLVKSRPAAHIRVFFKDMGHLLGLVSAK